A genomic region of uncultured Roseibium sp. contains the following coding sequences:
- a CDS encoding diguanylate cyclase, with protein MESVTLDLQQSFGGLNEAVLVTNPDRIIVFANSAMEKLLRVSQHDLIGNTTKPFFADPVQFDRMAELYQRPADQKNRRMYAIEAVLGDGTRKQLEVVSAPLFDTSQTLAGLLFISRDVSDRKQLESQLSDLALTLEDALDAILEGFAIYDADDRLIICNDMYREIYAESAPAMFPGNRFEDILRFGLRKAQYNTGGLDDEAWLETRLKQHQAADGAVIEQQLETGRWLRISETRTSTGGIVGIRADITELKDAKALAEKAYRNLHLMADSMSACVGEVDLEGKCLFLNKTGCAWFNGTPEELLGTRLREKLPSKERDNVRSLFMEAIGGKKASAEIGMHFPDGVTRECLMDCNPRFNEGGQVDGLVVVISDITDRKKTERTLAELYAITSTRELGHEDKIAEILRLGCDHFDLPVGIISHVIGENYTITHAQSPGDTVQPGQSFELKDTYCTLTLQADEPVATGHAGQSEFAAHPCYRLFDIEAYIGAPLLVDGIVHGTINFTGRDIRKRPFTSADVQIIRQFADWIGHEIARQRDHQALMDAKIRMERIASIDDLTQILNRRAFLEKANTEIQRFRRTNQVFTAVMMDIDHFKSINDQHGHAAGDDILKLFTHTISRELRSVDIFGRVGGEEFCLILSGTGLEDAFTVCERLRKKIVRSCQDPRLSQVVTCSMGLAVSSREDVEFSTLMQKADTALYQAKSTGRNKCVMHDASPDSIAV; from the coding sequence GTGGAGTCTGTCACACTCGATCTGCAGCAGTCTTTCGGCGGATTGAACGAGGCTGTTCTGGTCACGAATCCGGACAGGATCATCGTGTTCGCAAACAGCGCCATGGAAAAGCTCCTGCGCGTCAGTCAGCACGATCTGATCGGCAACACGACGAAGCCCTTTTTCGCCGACCCGGTGCAGTTCGACCGGATGGCGGAGCTTTACCAAAGACCGGCAGACCAGAAAAACCGCAGGATGTATGCCATCGAGGCTGTGCTGGGCGACGGAACCCGCAAACAGCTCGAAGTGGTAAGTGCGCCGCTGTTCGACACCTCCCAGACACTCGCAGGTCTCCTGTTCATCTCGCGCGATGTCAGCGATCGCAAGCAGCTCGAATCCCAGCTGAGCGATCTTGCACTCACGCTGGAGGATGCCCTTGACGCAATTCTCGAAGGCTTCGCGATCTATGATGCCGATGACAGGCTGATCATCTGCAACGACATGTACCGCGAAATATACGCCGAATCGGCTCCGGCGATGTTCCCCGGAAACCGCTTCGAGGACATCCTTCGTTTCGGACTGCGAAAGGCTCAGTACAACACCGGCGGTCTGGACGATGAAGCCTGGCTTGAAACCAGACTGAAGCAGCATCAGGCGGCCGATGGAGCCGTGATCGAGCAGCAGCTGGAAACCGGCCGCTGGCTCCGAATTTCCGAGACCCGGACGAGCACCGGCGGCATTGTCGGCATCCGGGCGGACATTACGGAACTGAAAGACGCGAAAGCGCTGGCGGAGAAAGCCTATCGCAACCTTCATCTCATGGCGGACAGCATGTCCGCCTGCGTCGGCGAAGTTGATCTTGAAGGCAAGTGCCTGTTCCTGAACAAGACCGGCTGCGCCTGGTTCAACGGAACGCCCGAGGAGCTTTTGGGAACCCGCCTCAGGGAAAAGCTGCCCTCGAAGGAACGCGACAACGTCCGGTCTCTGTTCATGGAAGCAATAGGTGGTAAGAAAGCCTCCGCCGAAATCGGAATGCACTTTCCCGACGGCGTCACCCGCGAATGCCTGATGGACTGCAATCCGCGTTTCAACGAAGGCGGTCAGGTGGACGGTCTCGTGGTGGTGATTTCGGATATCACCGACCGCAAGAAGACGGAACGGACGCTCGCGGAACTCTACGCCATCACGTCGACGAGGGAACTCGGCCACGAGGACAAGATCGCAGAAATCCTGCGGCTCGGCTGCGACCATTTCGATCTGCCGGTCGGCATCATCAGTCACGTGATCGGCGAGAACTACACCATCACTCACGCCCAGAGCCCGGGCGACACGGTCCAGCCCGGCCAGTCGTTCGAATTGAAGGACACCTACTGCACCCTGACGCTGCAGGCGGACGAACCCGTCGCGACGGGCCACGCGGGCCAATCGGAATTCGCCGCTCACCCCTGTTACAGGCTGTTCGATATCGAAGCCTATATCGGCGCACCCCTGCTCGTGGACGGGATCGTGCATGGCACGATCAACTTCACCGGCCGGGATATCCGCAAGCGGCCCTTCACCTCCGCGGATGTCCAGATCATCCGTCAGTTTGCCGACTGGATCGGCCACGAAATCGCGCGCCAGCGCGACCACCAGGCGCTGATGGATGCAAAGATCCGCATGGAACGTATTGCGAGCATCGATGATCTGACGCAGATCCTCAACCGGCGCGCCTTTCTCGAAAAGGCAAACACCGAGATTCAGCGGTTTCGCCGGACCAATCAGGTGTTCACGGCGGTCATGATGGATATCGACCACTTCAAGAGCATCAACGATCAGCATGGTCATGCAGCCGGGGACGATATCCTGAAGCTGTTTACACACACGATCAGCAGGGAACTGCGATCCGTCGACATTTTCGGACGGGTCGGCGGTGAGGAATTCTGCCTGATACTGAGTGGCACGGGCCTGGAAGACGCGTTCACGGTCTGCGAACGATTGCGCAAGAAGATCGTCCGGTCCTGTCAGGATCCAAGACTGTCCCAGGTGGTGACCTGCAGCATGGGACTGGCGGTCTCCAGCCGCGAGGATGTCGAGTTTTCGACACTGATGCAGAAGGCCGATACGGCGCTCTATCAGGCAAAATCGACCGGACGAAACAAGTGCGTCATGCACGACGCCTCACCCGATTCGATCGCCGTCTAG
- a CDS encoding LacI family DNA-binding transcriptional regulator: MSEDKDSTPSSGDLPPKPGKRLTLGHIADQLGISTATVSLALRDSPLVAEETREKVKQTAEEIGYIYNRSAASLRTSRSQIVGVAVHDILNPYFAEVFSALEDVLEEQGQMIFICNHRDVVKRQRGFVNTLLQHRADGLILCPSVGTTAEEINRLVDQGIPVTLVAREVPGVWAPCVRGDDVAGTYQITKHLLAQGHSRIGMVGGRRDSSTGKLRHEGWKKALEEAGIDPAVQVDLPELMTQADGRAAVPDILEAEERPSAIVGFNDLVAFGMMTTLRRAGIEPGPDMAITGYDDIDGADARTPALTTVANQPEKIGRLAALTLLRQIAGDRVPNKPIVIEPELRIRESSPPPGVRLAQRLAD, encoded by the coding sequence ATGTCCGAAGACAAAGACTCCACGCCCTCTTCCGGGGATTTACCGCCCAAACCAGGCAAGCGACTCACACTCGGTCATATCGCCGATCAGCTCGGCATTTCGACCGCGACGGTGTCACTCGCCCTGCGGGACAGTCCACTCGTGGCCGAGGAAACCCGCGAGAAGGTCAAGCAGACCGCGGAAGAGATCGGTTACATCTACAACCGGTCCGCGGCGTCGCTGCGCACCTCGCGCAGCCAGATCGTCGGCGTTGCGGTTCATGACATCCTGAACCCTTACTTTGCTGAGGTTTTCTCCGCTCTTGAGGATGTGCTCGAAGAGCAGGGGCAGATGATCTTCATCTGCAATCACCGCGATGTCGTGAAGCGCCAGCGCGGTTTCGTCAATACGCTGCTGCAGCACCGGGCGGACGGCCTGATCCTGTGTCCCTCGGTCGGGACGACGGCGGAAGAAATCAACCGGCTCGTCGATCAGGGAATTCCGGTCACGCTGGTTGCGCGCGAAGTCCCCGGCGTGTGGGCACCATGCGTGCGCGGCGACGATGTTGCCGGTACCTACCAGATCACAAAGCATCTGCTGGCGCAGGGACACAGCAGGATAGGCATGGTCGGCGGACGCAGGGACAGCTCCACCGGCAAGCTCCGTCACGAGGGTTGGAAAAAAGCCCTGGAGGAGGCAGGGATCGACCCGGCCGTCCAGGTCGACCTGCCGGAGCTGATGACGCAGGCGGACGGACGGGCCGCCGTGCCGGACATTCTGGAAGCGGAGGAAAGGCCTTCGGCCATTGTCGGCTTCAATGACCTTGTTGCCTTCGGCATGATGACGACGCTCCGGCGCGCCGGCATCGAACCGGGACCCGACATGGCCATTACCGGATATGACGATATCGACGGTGCCGACGCGCGAACGCCGGCGCTCACGACCGTTGCAAACCAGCCGGAGAAGATCGGCCGCCTCGCCGCGCTGACCCTCTTGCGCCAGATCGCTGGCGACCGGGTTCCCAACAAGCCGATCGTGATAGAGCCGGAGCTCCGCATTCGCGAGAGTTCGCCACCGCCCGGGGTGCGCCTGGCGCAGCGGCTCGCGGACTAG
- a CDS encoding OmpA family protein, with product MFNRIGHLGRNFMIIAFCGAGLAACNSAGGISSPNVTNAPAAGFGQISNGSEEEFIINVGRRVYFDRGSAVVTEEAKMTIKNQADWLKQNRKWLVKVQGHADDPGSEAAQKTLSAQRADAVMAELVSLGVSPKRVWSKGYGVERPVTDCSSIECQSQNRRVVVNLREEYDESAPQAR from the coding sequence TTGTTTAATCGGATTGGCCATTTGGGCCGGAATTTCATGATCATCGCCTTCTGCGGAGCAGGGCTTGCCGCCTGTAATTCCGCAGGAGGAATTTCGTCGCCGAATGTCACCAATGCGCCGGCTGCCGGGTTCGGCCAGATCTCGAACGGTTCCGAAGAGGAATTCATCATCAATGTCGGTCGCCGGGTGTATTTCGACCGGGGCTCAGCGGTCGTCACCGAAGAAGCCAAGATGACCATCAAGAACCAGGCCGACTGGCTGAAGCAGAACAGGAAGTGGCTCGTCAAGGTGCAGGGGCACGCTGATGATCCAGGCAGCGAGGCGGCCCAGAAAACTCTTTCCGCCCAGCGAGCCGATGCCGTCATGGCGGAATTGGTCAGCCTCGGCGTAAGCCCGAAACGCGTGTGGTCCAAGGGCTATGGCGTCGAGCGCCCGGTGACGGATTGCTCTTCGATCGAGTGTCAGTCCCAAAACAGGCGCGTTGTCGTCAATCTCAGGGAAGAGTACGACGAATCCGCGCCGCAGGCGCGCTAG
- a CDS encoding L,D-transpeptidase has translation MPQLAHANAAANAYFNGYEQDNGYQYRRTNLNRIDPVWRRQMVKYFSDEPPGTVVVDTQNHFLYWVWENNTALRYGVGVGREGFKWYGRARIDRKALWPRWVPPPEMLKRQPDLPRRVEGGAPNNPLGPRALYLYNNGSDTGYRLHGTLEPWSIGHDVSSGCIRMLPEDIIDLYQRCPKGTGVLVLEHLGASAG, from the coding sequence ATGCCGCAGCTGGCGCATGCCAATGCTGCAGCCAATGCTTATTTCAACGGCTACGAGCAGGATAACGGCTATCAGTACCGCCGGACGAACCTGAACCGCATCGACCCCGTCTGGCGCCGCCAGATGGTCAAGTATTTCAGCGACGAACCTCCGGGGACGGTCGTGGTCGATACCCAGAACCACTTTCTCTACTGGGTCTGGGAGAACAACACGGCGCTGAGATACGGCGTCGGAGTGGGTCGCGAAGGCTTCAAATGGTACGGCCGTGCGCGGATCGACCGCAAGGCGCTCTGGCCGCGCTGGGTGCCGCCACCCGAGATGCTCAAGCGTCAGCCGGATCTGCCGCGCCGCGTGGAAGGCGGTGCGCCGAACAACCCGCTCGGTCCGAGAGCGCTCTATCTCTACAACAATGGTAGCGACACCGGTTACCGGCTGCACGGAACGCTTGAGCCCTGGAGCATCGGCCACGATGTCTCCAGCGGTTGCATCCGCATGCTGCCGGAGGACATCATCGATCTTTACCAGAGATGCCCGAAAGGAACCGGCGTTCTGGTTCTGGAACATCTTGGCGCAAGTGCCGGCTGA
- a CDS encoding DMT family transporter has product MAHDIPEDREASRSAATAPIAGIGLLVVACLCFSLLDATAKYLVETVPTFQIVWLRFVSHVILCFVLFRVWKNPSLLKTSRPGLQLVRAFCLLGITIFNFLAVRHLQLAETTAIMFAAPFVITALAGPILGEWAGARRWAAIIVGFIGVLVVTQPGLGGMHWAAIYSVASMLFYALYAIFTRQLTATDSSAGMLILSGIIAAVAMAPAGLSVWVTPADTWSWVLLFATGVFGGGGHFLFILAHKMAPAPVLAPFIYTQIVWMVGLGYLVFGDVPGWATIGGTVIVVGSGLYILYRERVLSI; this is encoded by the coding sequence ATGGCGCATGACATTCCGGAGGATCGCGAAGCCTCACGCTCCGCTGCAACGGCACCGATTGCCGGAATTGGCCTCCTTGTCGTTGCGTGCCTGTGCTTTTCGCTTCTGGATGCCACGGCGAAGTATCTGGTCGAAACCGTACCGACATTCCAGATCGTCTGGCTGAGGTTCGTGTCCCACGTCATCCTGTGTTTCGTTTTGTTCCGTGTCTGGAAGAATCCTTCGCTCTTGAAGACAAGCCGACCGGGACTGCAACTGGTGCGGGCCTTTTGCCTTCTGGGCATCACGATTTTCAACTTCCTTGCCGTCCGCCATCTGCAATTGGCCGAAACAACGGCGATCATGTTCGCCGCCCCGTTTGTGATCACCGCGCTGGCGGGGCCGATCCTCGGAGAATGGGCCGGGGCGAGACGCTGGGCGGCAATCATTGTCGGTTTCATCGGCGTCCTCGTGGTAACCCAACCGGGACTCGGCGGCATGCACTGGGCCGCGATCTATTCCGTCGCATCGATGCTCTTTTACGCACTCTATGCCATTTTCACCCGGCAATTGACGGCTACCGACAGTTCCGCCGGCATGCTTATCCTATCCGGCATCATCGCGGCGGTTGCCATGGCACCGGCAGGCCTTTCCGTCTGGGTCACGCCTGCGGACACCTGGAGCTGGGTTCTGCTGTTTGCGACCGGTGTCTTTGGCGGCGGCGGGCACTTTCTTTTCATACTTGCGCACAAAATGGCGCCAGCGCCGGTGCTTGCGCCGTTTATCTATACACAGATCGTCTGGATGGTTGGGCTCGGGTACCTGGTGTTCGGTGACGTGCCGGGCTGGGCAACCATTGGCGGCACGGTGATCGTCGTCGGGTCCGGGCTCTACATTCTTTACCGGGAACGCGTGCTCAGCATCTGA
- a CDS encoding methylated-DNA--[protein]-cysteine S-methyltransferase: MPVTEIETWLGRLSICEADEAITEVHWNGPAGRDETPLLLEAAAQVNAYLDGKLETFDLPLSPKGGDLHQSVFQAMLAIPYGRTRTYGDVAKELGTYGQPVGQACGANPIPIIIPCHRILSASGLGGYSGAGGLDTKIALLKLEGGYPFLV, from the coding sequence ATGCCGGTAACGGAAATTGAGACCTGGCTTGGACGATTGTCCATCTGCGAAGCCGATGAGGCCATTACGGAGGTTCACTGGAATGGCCCTGCGGGCCGGGATGAAACACCCCTTCTTCTCGAAGCCGCTGCACAGGTGAACGCCTATCTCGACGGCAAACTCGAGACATTCGACCTGCCGCTCTCGCCGAAAGGCGGTGATCTGCACCAGTCGGTTTTCCAGGCAATGCTGGCCATCCCCTACGGCCGGACCCGTACCTATGGCGATGTCGCTAAGGAACTCGGCACCTACGGCCAGCCGGTCGGCCAGGCTTGCGGAGCCAACCCGATCCCGATCATCATTCCCTGCCATCGGATTTTGTCTGCAAGCGGCCTCGGCGGGTATTCGGGCGCAGGCGGGCTCGATACCAAGATCGCATTGCTGAAGCTCGAGGGCGGGTATCCGTTCCTTGTCTGA
- a CDS encoding DUF808 domain-containing protein yields the protein MSGLLALLDDVAAIAKVAAASLDDVIGQAAKAGSKAAGAVIDDAAVTPKYVTGFKPARELPIVWRIAKGSLKNKLLFLLPVGLALNEFAPWTITPLLMLGGAYLCFEGAEKIHHLFAHKDSPADLPLEEAVDAVHLEEQKVSGAIKTDFILSAEIMTIALSEIPESNIWMEAATLAVVAIGITVMVYGSVALIVKADDVGLMMSNKGRLSVIRAMGRGIVKAMPGFLKILMVVGTAAMLWVGGSIVIHGLKELGVKGIYNTIHDIAHSVALSVGQFEGFVAWAMTASLDGILGLILGLILIPIVAKVILPVWNVFRKKPEEAGEH from the coding sequence ATGAGCGGACTACTTGCCTTACTTGATGATGTCGCGGCCATCGCGAAAGTTGCCGCCGCCTCGCTTGATGACGTCATCGGCCAGGCCGCCAAGGCGGGTTCCAAGGCCGCAGGAGCGGTCATCGACGATGCGGCTGTGACGCCGAAATACGTGACCGGCTTCAAACCCGCCCGTGAACTGCCGATCGTCTGGCGCATTGCCAAGGGGTCGCTCAAGAACAAGCTGCTCTTCCTGTTGCCGGTCGGCTTGGCGCTGAACGAGTTCGCGCCATGGACGATCACGCCGCTGCTCATGCTCGGCGGCGCCTATCTGTGCTTCGAGGGAGCGGAAAAGATCCATCATCTGTTCGCCCACAAGGACAGCCCTGCGGATCTGCCCCTGGAGGAGGCGGTGGACGCGGTGCATCTGGAAGAGCAGAAGGTTTCCGGCGCGATCAAGACCGATTTCATACTCTCGGCCGAAATCATGACGATCGCCCTGTCGGAAATCCCGGAAAGCAATATCTGGATGGAGGCCGCGACGCTCGCGGTTGTCGCCATCGGCATCACGGTGATGGTCTACGGATCCGTCGCGCTGATCGTCAAGGCGGACGATGTCGGCCTGATGATGTCGAACAAGGGACGCCTGTCCGTTATCCGCGCGATGGGCCGGGGCATCGTCAAGGCGATGCCCGGGTTCCTGAAGATCCTGATGGTGGTCGGCACCGCGGCCATGCTGTGGGTCGGCGGCTCCATCGTGATCCACGGTCTGAAGGAACTCGGCGTCAAGGGCATCTACAACACGATCCATGACATCGCCCATTCGGTCGCGCTGTCGGTCGGTCAGTTCGAGGGCTTCGTCGCCTGGGCGATGACGGCGTCTCTCGATGGAATCCTGGGCCTGATCCTCGGACTGATCCTGATCCCGATCGTGGCGAAGGTCATTCTGCCGGTGTGGAACGTGTTCCGGAAAAAGCCGGAGGAAGCAGGCGAACACTGA
- the tmpT gene encoding thiopurine S-methyltransferase, whose amino-acid sequence MEPTFWENRWREGKTAFHEGAVNLHLERYFPVLKLGRGAHVFVPLCGKSVDIDWLLAQGCRVSGSELSAEAVEAVFARLEVTPEIRDVRSLRHYSSQGLDLWQGDFFALQSADLGPVDAVYDRAALVAMPPFMRGGYAEHLRRLCNGPPQLLVTYDYDQTLMEGPPFAVPEADIRALYEDEFEINRLSSVDIYGSLADRCTGKEQSWFLRPAIG is encoded by the coding sequence ATGGAACCGACTTTCTGGGAGAACCGCTGGCGCGAGGGCAAGACCGCGTTTCACGAGGGCGCCGTCAATTTGCATCTGGAACGGTATTTTCCCGTCCTGAAACTCGGGCGGGGCGCGCATGTGTTTGTGCCGCTCTGCGGCAAGAGTGTGGACATCGACTGGCTGCTTGCGCAGGGCTGCCGTGTCAGCGGCAGCGAACTGAGCGCGGAGGCCGTAGAAGCCGTGTTCGCGCGGCTGGAGGTCACACCCGAGATCCGGGATGTGCGCAGCCTTCGGCACTATTCCAGCCAGGGGCTCGACCTGTGGCAGGGCGACTTCTTCGCGCTTCAGAGCGCGGATCTCGGTCCCGTCGACGCCGTCTACGATCGCGCGGCTCTCGTTGCCATGCCGCCCTTCATGCGTGGCGGCTACGCCGAGCACCTGCGCCGGCTCTGCAACGGGCCGCCGCAATTGCTTGTCACCTATGATTACGACCAGACGCTCATGGAAGGGCCTCCGTTTGCCGTTCCCGAAGCGGATATTCGTGCGCTCTACGAAGATGAATTCGAAATCAATCGGCTCTCGAGCGTCGACATATACGGGTCTCTGGCGGACCGGTGTACCGGCAAGGAACAATCCTGGTTTCTGCGGCCTGCCATCGGTTGA
- a CDS encoding sulfite exporter TauE/SafE family protein, with amino-acid sequence MDFTNLAILLGVGLIGGAWNAIAGGATLFTFPALMAAGLPPVVANATNFLGLLPSNAAALMAYREELRNGGILLVKLSVVSGAGAAVGSVLLLVSDPQTFLFLVPFLLLAATLLFAFGEPMRRAFVRLAGDSQTSPAVYGVLFLISIYGGYFGAGLGIILLAIAQIIGHSDFHAANSMKNLLATNFTIISIVIFGIGGLIDWTAAITMMAGSTVGGYAGGHWARSVNQRLLRILVVGFGGLLSLVYFWRIFGPHMF; translated from the coding sequence ATGGATTTCACAAATCTTGCAATATTGCTGGGCGTCGGATTGATTGGCGGGGCGTGGAACGCAATCGCGGGCGGCGCCACCTTGTTCACGTTTCCGGCGCTCATGGCCGCCGGGTTGCCGCCAGTGGTCGCAAATGCCACCAATTTTCTCGGCCTGCTGCCATCGAATGCAGCCGCGCTGATGGCCTACCGGGAGGAGCTGCGCAATGGCGGCATCCTGCTCGTCAAACTGAGCGTGGTCTCCGGCGCGGGCGCTGCAGTCGGCTCGGTCCTGTTGCTTGTCTCCGACCCGCAGACCTTTCTCTTTCTCGTCCCTTTCCTGCTTCTGGCGGCGACCTTGCTGTTCGCGTTCGGAGAGCCGATGCGCCGGGCATTCGTCAGGCTTGCGGGAGATTCGCAGACCTCTCCTGCCGTTTATGGCGTGCTGTTTCTGATTTCGATCTATGGCGGCTATTTCGGAGCGGGCCTCGGGATCATCCTGCTCGCCATCGCACAGATCATCGGCCATTCCGACTTTCACGCTGCGAACAGCATGAAAAACCTACTCGCAACGAACTTCACGATCATCAGCATCGTGATTTTCGGGATCGGCGGGCTCATCGACTGGACCGCTGCAATCACGATGATGGCCGGAAGCACTGTCGGCGGGTATGCCGGAGGACATTGGGCAAGGTCCGTGAACCAGCGCTTGCTGCGGATCCTTGTGGTCGGTTTCGGGGGGCTGCTGTCACTTGTCTATTTCTGGCGTATCTTCGGCCCACACATGTTTTGA
- a CDS encoding LysR family transcriptional regulator: MKKIEQSSLNSDLLRAFVTIAEHGHLTLASERLNRTQSALSVQLRKLETGLNAKLFERHPKGMKLTPDGEKLLPIAQGILADLYRAQSLFEHPLRGKVRVGIPDHYDDMIFETVLSNFGKSYPLLDIFVKSGCSAGFPAAIETGRLDVAVVATPEPGAHGLLEIEANHWVESDTFDHDPGEPVPLAVLDRGCWWSRLPVVLLSKQERAFNVKFRSESFSNLRCAIRAGLAIGVLPARAVQSGMRIARPERGLPKLPAMTQSIMVSPDAPPEITGAIVTALRQGLFENSNAA, from the coding sequence ATGAAAAAAATCGAACAGAGTTCCTTGAACAGTGACCTGCTGCGCGCCTTCGTGACGATCGCCGAACATGGCCACCTGACACTGGCCTCCGAACGATTGAACCGGACGCAATCCGCCTTGAGCGTACAGCTCAGGAAACTTGAAACCGGCCTCAACGCGAAGCTGTTCGAGCGTCATCCCAAGGGTATGAAACTGACGCCCGATGGCGAGAAACTCCTGCCGATCGCACAAGGGATCCTGGCGGATCTCTACCGCGCCCAGTCGCTGTTCGAGCACCCCTTGCGTGGCAAGGTACGCGTCGGCATCCCCGACCACTACGATGACATGATTTTCGAAACTGTTCTTTCGAACTTCGGCAAGTCCTATCCGCTGCTGGACATATTTGTGAAATCCGGCTGTTCGGCCGGCTTTCCTGCCGCCATTGAGACCGGGCGGCTTGATGTCGCCGTCGTCGCCACACCCGAACCGGGTGCGCACGGCCTTCTTGAGATCGAGGCAAATCACTGGGTGGAGAGCGACACCTTTGACCACGATCCGGGCGAGCCGGTTCCGCTTGCGGTTCTCGACAGGGGGTGCTGGTGGAGCAGGCTGCCGGTTGTTCTCCTGTCGAAACAGGAGCGCGCCTTCAACGTCAAATTCAGAAGCGAGAGCTTTTCGAACCTTCGCTGCGCCATTCGTGCAGGGCTTGCCATCGGTGTGTTGCCCGCACGTGCTGTTCAATCGGGCATGCGCATTGCGCGGCCCGAACGGGGTCTCCCGAAACTGCCGGCGATGACCCAGTCGATTATGGTATCGCCGGATGCTCCCCCCGAGATCACCGGTGCAATTGTCACCGCGCTCAGGCAGGGGCTCTTTGAAAACAGCAATGCTGCCTGA
- the chrA gene encoding chromate efflux transporter produces the protein MRTDPSSEPSSGDTSAANARSGPTLSEIASVSLKVGLLSFGGPAAQISVMHQEFVENRKWLSEERFLHALNYCMLLPGPEAQQLATYCGWLSGRILGGLVSGLLFILPGSIAMAIVSYIYAAYGETSFVSALFYGIKAGVLAIVLQALMKIGSKALKTRLSWFLCAASFCALFFASIPFPIVILGAAAVGLLAGHGSGPLPEGDPGGAPTTLLKTARTVLIGVLLWVAPPIAAMLFLSPGNVFVEIAEFFSLLAVVSFGGAYALLSYMAQVAVETKSWITAGEMLDGLGLAETTPGPLILVTQFVGFLGGWRDPAPFSPLTGALLAAAMTTWVTFVPSFLFVFAGAPWMERLRGNRQLARALSAITAAVAGTILNLAVWFALNVLFSETGTRVVGPFEITWPAPGSLDPVLAAIALVAACLVFGLKRGIATVLAVTALLGLLARMVLV, from the coding sequence ATGCGCACAGACCCCTCTTCCGAACCTTCCTCCGGCGACACCAGCGCTGCGAACGCGCGTTCAGGTCCGACGCTTTCGGAAATCGCTTCGGTATCGCTGAAGGTCGGCCTGCTCTCGTTCGGCGGCCCAGCGGCGCAAATTTCAGTCATGCATCAGGAATTCGTCGAGAACCGCAAATGGCTGTCCGAGGAACGCTTTCTGCACGCGCTCAATTACTGCATGCTGTTGCCGGGACCGGAAGCACAGCAACTCGCGACCTATTGCGGCTGGCTGAGCGGGCGCATTCTTGGCGGGCTTGTGTCGGGATTGCTGTTCATTCTTCCCGGCTCCATCGCCATGGCGATCGTCAGCTACATCTATGCCGCATACGGCGAGACCTCGTTCGTTTCGGCACTCTTTTACGGGATTAAGGCGGGCGTGCTCGCCATCGTGCTGCAGGCCCTGATGAAAATCGGCAGCAAAGCGTTGAAGACGCGCCTGTCCTGGTTCCTCTGCGCCGCATCCTTCTGCGCGCTCTTCTTCGCCTCCATTCCCTTCCCGATCGTGATCCTCGGCGCTGCGGCCGTCGGCCTGCTGGCGGGCCACGGATCCGGGCCGCTGCCTGAAGGTGATCCGGGCGGCGCTCCAACGACACTCCTCAAGACGGCGAGGACGGTGCTGATCGGCGTCCTGCTCTGGGTCGCGCCACCGATTGCCGCAATGCTGTTTCTTTCCCCCGGAAATGTTTTTGTTGAAATAGCCGAATTCTTCTCGCTTCTCGCGGTGGTCAGTTTCGGAGGCGCCTACGCGCTGTTGAGCTACATGGCGCAGGTCGCTGTGGAAACGAAGTCGTGGATCACGGCAGGCGAAATGCTCGACGGGCTCGGCCTGGCCGAAACCACTCCCGGCCCGCTCATTCTGGTCACGCAATTTGTCGGTTTCCTCGGCGGTTGGCGCGACCCCGCTCCGTTTTCACCTCTTACCGGTGCCCTGCTGGCCGCTGCGATGACGACCTGGGTCACGTTCGTGCCGAGTTTTCTGTTCGTGTTCGCCGGAGCGCCCTGGATGGAAAGGCTGCGCGGCAACAGGCAGCTTGCGCGGGCCTTGTCGGCAATTACGGCAGCCGTTGCGGGCACGATCCTGAACCTGGCGGTCTGGTTTGCCCTCAACGTCCTGTTTTCCGAAACCGGAACCCGGGTTGTCGGCCCCTTCGAGATTACCTGGCCCGCCCCCGGTTCTCTCGATCCGGTGCTGGCGGCAATTGCTCTGGTGGCGGCTTGTCTCGTGTTCGGTCTGAAGAGGGGCATCGCCACGGTTCTGGCCGTGACCGCCTTGCTGGGGCTGCTGGCGAGAATGGTCCTGGTCTGA